From a region of the Pedosphaera parvula Ellin514 genome:
- a CDS encoding ATP-binding protein, with product MSFKDFPEQKQPVTLLQRSLERGRLAHGYLFSGHSLGELEALARTLAKTLNCQEPVRLVPGGPAVDCCDKCVNCRKIDAENHADVHWVRPESKSRVVTIDQMRDLMQEINLKPNEAEYKVAVIVAADRLNVQAANAFLKTLEEPPAKSILVLLTTEPQKILETILSRCLRLNFAGEGNKALAAAQMEWLRAFSELAAEEQKSLLGRYRLLGVLLKTLGELKEEIEKALTARSPLERYDDLDPKLRDRWEEELSAAIEAEYRLQRADVLGLLQWWLRDVWLRTMPLEGAELLSFPELPTAAQVAKRISSEQAIKNLQVLERMQRLLGSNVQEALALEVGLLELQL from the coding sequence ATGTCGTTTAAAGATTTTCCAGAGCAGAAGCAGCCGGTGACCTTGCTCCAGCGGAGTTTGGAGCGGGGACGGCTGGCGCACGGTTACCTGTTCAGCGGTCATTCCCTGGGGGAATTGGAGGCGTTGGCACGGACGTTGGCGAAGACGCTGAATTGCCAGGAGCCGGTGCGGTTGGTGCCGGGCGGTCCGGCGGTGGATTGCTGCGACAAGTGCGTGAACTGCCGAAAGATCGATGCGGAGAATCATGCGGATGTGCATTGGGTACGGCCGGAGTCGAAGTCGCGGGTGGTGACGATCGATCAGATGCGGGATTTGATGCAGGAGATCAACCTGAAGCCGAATGAGGCGGAGTATAAGGTGGCGGTGATAGTGGCGGCGGATCGACTGAATGTGCAGGCGGCGAATGCATTTTTGAAGACGCTCGAGGAGCCGCCAGCGAAGTCGATTTTGGTTTTATTGACGACGGAGCCGCAGAAGATTTTGGAAACGATTCTGTCGCGCTGCCTGCGGTTGAATTTTGCGGGCGAAGGAAACAAGGCTTTGGCGGCAGCGCAGATGGAGTGGTTGAGGGCTTTCAGTGAATTGGCTGCGGAAGAGCAGAAGAGCTTGTTGGGGAGGTATCGATTGCTCGGGGTGTTGCTGAAGACGCTGGGGGAGTTGAAGGAAGAGATTGAGAAGGCGCTGACCGCACGGTCCCCGCTGGAGCGTTATGATGATTTAGATCCGAAGTTGCGGGACAGGTGGGAAGAGGAGTTGTCGGCAGCCATCGAGGCGGAATACCGGTTGCAGCGTGCGGATGTGCTGGGTTTGCTACAGTGGTGGTTGAGGGATGTCTGGCTGCGGACGATGCCGTTGGAGGGCGCAGAACTGCTGAGTTTCCCGGAATTGCCGACGGCTGCACAGGTGGCGAAGCGGATTTCGTCAGAGCAGGCAATTAAGAATTTACAGGTGCTGGAACGGATGCAGCGATTGTTGGGGTCGAATGTGCAGGAGGCACTGGCGTTGGAAGTTGGGTTGCTGGAACTGCAGTTGTGA
- the ada gene encoding bifunctional DNA-binding transcriptional regulator/O6-methylguanine-DNA methyltransferase Ada has protein sequence MLQLPQINKVHRKDPLTLNRYDTDDLRWLAVQQRNPNADGHFVYSVATTGVYCRPACPSRLALRENIAFHDTCTDAERAGFRPCKRCQPTGASLAKRHADAAAKACRIIETSDPLPSLDELANAVGLSRYHFHRIFKKTVGVTPRQYFAAHRNERVRSELRSQPSVTQAIYGAGFNSSSRFYERSTETLGMTPGEYQKGGNGTVIRYGFAACPLGLALIAGTARGICSVSFGINRALLEEDLRKNFPKASFEKADRSFDTWVKAIVDHIKDPASRVDLPLDIRGTAFQQRVWQALREIPVGQTASYTEVAARIGQPSAVRAVARACATNRIAAIIPCHRVIGTNGSLTGYRWGVERKRQLLKQEHAVTKNQKK, from the coding sequence ATGTTACAATTACCTCAAATTAATAAAGTGCATCGTAAAGATCCACTCACTCTCAATCGCTACGACACCGACGATCTACGCTGGCTTGCAGTGCAACAACGCAACCCCAACGCTGACGGGCACTTCGTCTATTCGGTCGCAACCACCGGCGTCTATTGCCGGCCTGCTTGTCCTTCACGGCTCGCCTTACGCGAAAACATCGCCTTCCATGATACCTGCACCGATGCCGAGCGCGCGGGTTTTCGCCCCTGCAAACGCTGCCAACCGACTGGTGCTTCACTCGCGAAGCGGCACGCCGATGCCGCAGCCAAGGCTTGTCGCATCATCGAAACTTCCGATCCCCTTCCCTCCCTCGATGAACTTGCCAATGCCGTCGGTCTGAGCCGCTATCACTTTCATCGAATCTTCAAAAAGACTGTTGGGGTAACGCCGCGGCAGTATTTCGCCGCGCATCGAAACGAACGCGTCCGCTCCGAATTGCGTTCGCAACCTTCCGTTACCCAGGCCATCTACGGCGCAGGCTTCAACTCCAGCAGCCGGTTTTACGAGCGCTCAACCGAGACTTTGGGCATGACGCCCGGCGAGTATCAAAAGGGTGGCAACGGCACTGTCATCCGCTACGGCTTCGCAGCTTGTCCCCTCGGACTCGCATTGATCGCAGGCACCGCACGCGGTATTTGTTCAGTAAGTTTCGGCATTAATCGAGCCCTCCTTGAAGAGGATCTGCGGAAAAACTTTCCCAAAGCCTCCTTCGAGAAAGCCGACCGCAGTTTCGATACCTGGGTCAAGGCCATCGTCGACCACATCAAAGACCCGGCCTCCCGCGTCGATCTGCCCCTCGACATCCGGGGTACCGCCTTTCAACAACGGGTCTGGCAGGCCTTGCGAGAAATTCCGGTCGGACAAACTGCCAGCTATACCGAAGTCGCCGCCCGGATCGGCCAACCCTCAGCGGTCCGCGCTGTTGCCCGCGCCTGCGCAACCAATCGCATCGCCGCGATCATCCCCTGCCACCGCGTAATCGGAACCAACGGCAGTCTCACCGGCTACCGCTGGGGCGTTGAACGCAAACGCCAGCTTCTCAAACAAGAACACGCAGTCACCAAAAACCAAAAAAAGTGA
- a CDS encoding DNA-3-methyladenine glycosylase family protein — MSFSLKLPSNYSSREVMAFQARDPEGLAERLEPNRIRKAFVFEAIPLVLDISLAKNMANCRIEADRPLPHATRTTLQQIARNLLALRIDPEPFEAMAKEDNLLASLVQKQTGLRIPHTTTPFEALAWAIIGQQINLSFAITLRRSFIQLAGTKHSSGLWCHPDASAVARLNPDHLGQLKFSRAKAETLVRMAQLVDSGKLPLDEWQNHSPEEIQAALLAIKGIGPWTVNYTLLRGFAFADCSLHGDAAIRNALNRLSGSATKPTIKEIETLLQRYRPHRSMTAAHLWKSLHVAA, encoded by the coding sequence ATGTCCTTCTCACTAAAACTGCCCTCAAACTATTCCAGCCGCGAGGTCATGGCCTTTCAAGCACGCGACCCGGAAGGACTCGCCGAACGCCTGGAACCAAACCGCATCCGCAAAGCATTCGTGTTCGAAGCCATCCCGCTTGTCCTCGATATTTCTCTGGCAAAGAACATGGCCAACTGCCGCATCGAAGCCGATCGCCCCCTCCCACACGCAACACGCACCACGCTACAACAGATCGCCCGCAACCTCCTCGCACTCCGCATCGATCCAGAACCTTTCGAGGCCATGGCCAAGGAGGACAACCTCCTCGCTTCGTTGGTTCAAAAGCAAACCGGCCTGCGCATTCCGCACACAACCACCCCGTTCGAAGCTCTGGCTTGGGCCATCATAGGCCAGCAAATCAATCTTTCCTTCGCCATAACACTGCGACGTTCCTTCATCCAACTCGCCGGAACGAAGCATTCCAGCGGACTCTGGTGCCACCCAGATGCCTCCGCTGTCGCACGACTCAATCCCGACCATCTGGGACAACTCAAATTCTCACGCGCCAAAGCTGAAACTCTGGTTCGCATGGCCCAACTCGTCGATTCCGGCAAACTGCCACTGGACGAATGGCAAAACCACTCTCCCGAAGAAATCCAAGCCGCCCTGCTCGCCATCAAAGGCATCGGCCCATGGACAGTCAACTACACCCTCCTCCGTGGTTTCGCCTTCGCCGACTGCTCCCTCCACGGCGATGCCGCTATTCGGAATGCCCTCAATCGCCTCAGCGGTTCAGCTACCAAACCAACTATCAAGGAGATAGAAACGCTTCTCCAACGCTACCGCCCACATCGCTCCATGACCGCCGCCCACCTCTGGAAAAGCCTCCATGTCGCCGCCTGA
- a CDS encoding cupin domain-containing protein, with product MQTSTVEKSHQEPVVVPPGSGEQLNIAGSKTLHKIKSSATNGVFSVMEFVTPPGKGVALHVHEREDELVYLLEGELEVTLGDQKMKAVPGVMALLPRGIPHGFTNIGNKPSRLLDTILPGQFDNYFVELAALYAAGEPSEEQIDALSRKYRIRYL from the coding sequence ATGCAAACATCTACAGTAGAGAAATCGCACCAGGAGCCAGTTGTTGTTCCACCCGGCTCCGGTGAGCAATTAAACATCGCTGGCAGTAAAACCCTTCACAAAATTAAGAGCAGTGCCACAAACGGTGTTTTTTCTGTTATGGAGTTCGTTACACCTCCGGGAAAAGGTGTAGCGCTTCATGTTCATGAACGCGAGGATGAGCTTGTTTATCTGCTGGAAGGGGAACTTGAAGTCACGCTTGGAGACCAAAAGATGAAAGCGGTTCCAGGTGTCATGGCATTGTTGCCAAGAGGAATTCCTCATGGTTTTACAAACATTGGGAACAAGCCCAGCAGGCTTTTGGACACTATATTACCGGGCCAGTTTGATAATTATTTTGTGGAACTGGCGGCTCTATATGCAGCTGGAGAGCCATCAGAAGAGCAAATTGATGCACTCTCCAGAAAGTACAGGATTAGATATCTATAA
- a CDS encoding NADP-dependent oxidoreductase translates to MKAIVVTDQAAGTAGMKLVERPEPQAAINDVVVQIHASGFTGNELTWPSTWTDRAGRDRTPSTPGHELAGVVTALGYGTTGLSIGQRVFGLTDWYRDGTLAEYMAIEARSLTPLPGDVDFTVGAALVMAGLTAWQGLFEHGRIQAGQSVLVHGAAGVVGSMATQLAREAGAYVIGTGRAAGRQTALDFGAQEFVALDKGALEDVGKVDLVFDVLGGDIAKRSAGVIRAGGTLVTVTGPTEARPSGGLTIDFVVVPDRAQLSELVQRVRDGRLRTNIGKVAALDDAVAALNPTERIKGKTIIRVHS, encoded by the coding sequence ATGAAGGCGATCGTGGTGACGGACCAGGCTGCGGGAACGGCCGGGATGAAGCTGGTGGAGCGGCCCGAGCCGCAGGCGGCGATAAACGACGTCGTTGTTCAGATTCATGCGTCGGGATTCACCGGGAATGAGCTGACGTGGCCCTCGACCTGGACCGATCGCGCCGGCCGTGACCGGACTCCTTCAACCCCCGGACACGAGCTGGCCGGAGTGGTCACCGCTCTCGGCTATGGCACGACGGGGCTGTCGATTGGACAGCGGGTGTTCGGCCTCACGGACTGGTATCGCGACGGCACGCTGGCGGAGTATATGGCCATCGAGGCACGCAGCCTCACACCGCTGCCGGGCGACGTTGACTTCACCGTGGGCGCGGCCCTCGTGATGGCGGGCCTGACTGCGTGGCAGGGGCTGTTCGAGCACGGTCGCATTCAGGCGGGGCAGAGCGTCCTGGTGCACGGTGCGGCCGGCGTGGTCGGTTCGATGGCGACCCAGCTCGCACGTGAGGCCGGCGCGTACGTCATCGGCACCGGGCGCGCTGCCGGCCGTCAGACGGCGCTCGACTTCGGCGCGCAGGAGTTCGTCGCCCTCGATAAGGGCGCCCTGGAAGACGTCGGCAAAGTCGATCTGGTTTTCGATGTCCTCGGCGGCGACATCGCGAAGCGGTCTGCGGGCGTGATTCGCGCCGGAGGAACGCTGGTGACCGTCACCGGCCCGACCGAGGCGCGGCCCTCTGGCGGCCTGACTATCGACTTCGTCGTCGTACCCGATCGCGCCCAATTGAGTGAGCTCGTCCAGCGGGTCCGGGATGGTCGGCTGCGGACGAACATCGGCAAAGTGGCTGCCCTCGACGATGCGGTTGCCGCCCTCAACCCGACCGAGCGGATCAAGGGAAAGACGATCATCCGCGTTCATTCGTGA
- a CDS encoding alpha/beta fold hydrolase, which translates to MSNTITPTVFYRTLNVEGLEIFYREAGPRDAPTVLLLHGFPSSSHMFRNLIPMLADKYHVVAPDFPGYGESSSPSVNDFDYSFERLATVTEKFTEKLNLSSYALYLSDIGSSAGFHLAVMHPERVTAMIVQNGDAYVEAINKEFLKKGLSDYWEDRSEKNAQVLLDWLLTIEGTKWHYLHGVRDPSKISPDNWVIDQAYQDRPGNKEIQLSILYKAKRNLDAYPVWQEYFRKQQPPTLITWGKNDGIFTVKGAELFKRDIPSAELHLLDTGHFALEEEVDRIGSLMHEFLDRTINKK; encoded by the coding sequence ATGTCGAACACGATTACACCGACCGTTTTCTATCGCACGCTTAACGTGGAGGGGCTGGAAATCTTCTATCGCGAAGCCGGTCCCCGGGATGCTCCCACCGTTCTGCTCTTGCACGGCTTTCCGTCGTCTTCTCATATGTTCCGCAATCTGATTCCCATGCTTGCCGATAAATATCATGTCGTTGCCCCAGACTTTCCTGGATATGGCGAAAGCTCATCACCGTCGGTCAACGATTTCGACTATTCCTTCGAACGGTTAGCGACTGTGACCGAAAAGTTCACCGAAAAGCTGAATCTTTCTTCATATGCGCTATACCTCTCGGACATAGGTTCATCGGCTGGCTTCCATTTAGCTGTCATGCATCCCGAACGAGTGACCGCCATGATCGTCCAAAACGGAGACGCCTATGTTGAAGCCATAAATAAGGAGTTCTTAAAAAAGGGATTATCTGACTATTGGGAAGATCGGAGCGAAAAGAATGCTCAAGTTCTACTCGACTGGCTTCTGACGATTGAAGGAACCAAGTGGCATTATCTGCATGGTGTCAGAGATCCGTCGAAGATCAGCCCTGACAATTGGGTGATCGACCAGGCTTATCAGGACCGACCGGGGAACAAGGAAATCCAACTTTCAATCCTCTACAAAGCCAAAAGGAATCTGGATGCCTATCCCGTTTGGCAGGAGTATTTCCGTAAACAACAGCCCCCCACGCTGATCACTTGGGGCAAAAACGATGGAATCTTTACGGTGAAGGGTGCTGAACTTTTTAAAAGAGATATTCCCAGCGCAGAGCTCCATCTTCTCGACACGGGCCATTTTGCGTTGGAAGAAGAAGTGGATCGCATTGGGTCGTTGATGCATGAGTTTCTCGACCGAACAATAAACAAGAAATAA
- a CDS encoding cupin domain-containing protein — translation MKKLLFPLLLCPLLLFPLLASSSADTHVAKETPLFRRELPDVPGKEGLIETVVLAPGEVVPTHRHKADVFAYVLQGSVVTQLKGGKAQTVHAGEAFYESPTDVHIVTRNASTTQPATLLVFFVKKTGAPPTVAEEKANAIR, via the coding sequence ATGAAGAAGTTGTTGTTTCCATTGTTGCTGTGTCCGTTGTTGCTTTTTCCACTGCTCGCATCCAGTAGCGCAGATACCCACGTGGCAAAAGAGACACCTCTATTCAGGAGAGAGCTTCCGGATGTGCCTGGGAAAGAAGGCCTAATTGAAACAGTCGTTCTCGCTCCGGGCGAGGTCGTTCCGACGCATCGACATAAAGCAGATGTCTTTGCGTACGTGCTACAGGGAAGTGTCGTTACGCAATTGAAAGGCGGTAAAGCACAGACAGTTCACGCCGGCGAAGCCTTTTACGAATCGCCCACAGACGTACACATCGTGACTCGCAACGCGAGTACGACGCAACCCGCGACGCTTCTCGTTTTCTTTGTGAAAAAGACAGGTGCTCCGCCAACTGTGGCTGAGGAGAAAGCCAATGCCATTCGCTAA
- a CDS encoding DoxX family protein codes for MNPRWTGLAKFSSVYLRLALGISFLSAVAGRFGVWGVYGQPHVSWGDAYGRFVSYTAKLNWFLPAAMIPALALVATAAETLFGILLVLGLKTRITALLSGVLLTIFALTMAMALGIKAPLDYSVFSAAGGALLLGICTDFPFSLDELVRRNRQHSDLQKGELAKESDTLTKKGEV; via the coding sequence ATGAACCCACGATGGACTGGACTGGCGAAGTTCAGCTCGGTATATCTACGGCTCGCTCTGGGGATCTCGTTCCTTTCGGCCGTCGCAGGCCGGTTTGGCGTTTGGGGCGTTTATGGACAGCCCCATGTGTCCTGGGGCGACGCCTACGGCCGATTCGTGAGTTATACAGCCAAGCTCAACTGGTTTTTGCCAGCGGCGATGATCCCAGCGTTAGCGCTTGTCGCCACGGCCGCTGAAACTCTCTTCGGCATTCTCCTTGTTCTCGGTTTGAAAACTCGCATCACTGCTTTGCTAAGCGGAGTTCTTCTGACCATCTTTGCACTGACGATGGCGATGGCTTTGGGAATAAAGGCGCCTTTGGATTACTCGGTTTTTTCCGCAGCCGGGGGAGCGCTGCTCCTGGGAATTTGTACAGATTTCCCGTTCAGCTTGGACGAATTGGTTCGGCGGAATAGGCAGCACAGTGATCTCCAGAAGGGCGAATTAGCGAAGGAATCAGACACCTTGACCAAGAAAGGAGAAGTGTAA
- a CDS encoding molybdopterin-dependent oxidoreductase, with protein sequence MGIISRGFSGRRSAADVKLPPGQYLTTDFPVLSAGPTPHVSLDRWEFVIDDGTNVLRRWDWKSFRDLPTETFTVDLHCVTRWSKLGTTWEGVSLDTMLEDVKTDASHAMARSYGDYTTNLPLSDLRNKQAWIAFRFDNKDLAPEHGGPARLLVPHLYLWKSAKWVRGLTLMHQDKPGFWESLGYHFYGDPWREQRYWGDE encoded by the coding sequence ATGGGTATCATCTCACGAGGCTTTTCCGGTCGACGCAGCGCGGCAGATGTAAAGCTGCCGCCAGGGCAGTACCTCACTACCGACTTCCCCGTTTTGTCCGCAGGACCTACGCCACACGTGTCACTCGATCGTTGGGAATTTGTGATCGACGACGGTACGAATGTTCTGCGGAGATGGGACTGGAAGTCGTTTCGTGACTTGCCCACCGAGACCTTTACGGTTGATCTGCACTGCGTCACGCGATGGTCGAAACTCGGAACAACCTGGGAGGGCGTTTCCCTCGACACCATGCTTGAAGACGTGAAGACAGATGCTTCTCACGCAATGGCGCGTTCATACGGTGACTACACAACCAACCTGCCGTTGAGCGACCTCAGGAACAAGCAGGCGTGGATCGCGTTCCGCTTTGACAACAAAGATCTTGCACCGGAACACGGCGGACCTGCACGGCTTCTTGTCCCCCATCTGTATTTGTGGAAGAGCGCAAAGTGGGTGCGGGGTCTTACGCTGATGCACCAGGACAAACCTGGCTTTTGGGAAAGTCTAGGCTACCATTTTTATGGGGACCCGTGGCGGGAGCAGCGTTATTGGGGGGACGAGTGA
- a CDS encoding ferredoxin reductase: MWHIGTVVALHDETATARTITLDVSDWPGHVAGQHVDVRLTASDGYSAVRSYSIASAANSERRIELTVERLPDGEVSPYLTQEIAVGDRLELRGPIGGWFVWRSQQTEPIQLIAGGSGIVPLMAMIRSRALAGSIAPFRLLYSVREPEAVFYRQELQALSDHNGSVNLTYAHTRIAPKNWPRPPSRIDAALIANTTWPSNLVPTCYVCGPTSFVESVTGFLSSSGNSPDKIRTERFGPTGDRK, from the coding sequence ATGTGGCATATCGGAACAGTGGTTGCTCTACACGATGAAACGGCGACGGCGCGGACGATCACGCTCGACGTTTCAGATTGGCCAGGTCACGTCGCGGGCCAGCACGTTGACGTGCGTTTGACGGCCTCGGATGGATACTCTGCCGTTAGATCATACTCGATCGCCTCTGCAGCGAACTCCGAAAGGCGCATTGAACTAACCGTCGAACGACTGCCTGACGGCGAAGTCTCACCTTATCTCACGCAAGAAATCGCAGTCGGCGATCGTCTGGAGTTGCGAGGTCCGATCGGCGGCTGGTTCGTGTGGCGCTCCCAACAGACTGAACCGATCCAGCTAATAGCAGGGGGTTCGGGCATTGTTCCGCTCATGGCTATGATTCGCTCGCGCGCGCTGGCGGGCAGCATCGCGCCGTTTCGATTGTTGTATTCCGTCCGCGAACCGGAAGCGGTCTTTTACCGCCAGGAACTCCAGGCGCTATCTGATCACAACGGTTCCGTGAACCTTACGTACGCCCACACACGAATTGCGCCGAAGAATTGGCCGCGACCGCCCAGCCGCATCGACGCCGCTCTGATCGCGAATACCACCTGGCCGTCAAACCTTGTCCCGACTTGCTACGTTTGCGGCCCCACATCGTTCGTTGAAAGTGTTACTGGCTTCCTTAGCTCCTCTGGCAACAGCCCTGACAAGATCAGGACGGAGCGCTTTGGACCCACGGGAGATCGAAAATGA
- a CDS encoding DUF6510 family protein: MNSHNYDYLDGNAAAGELSNIFTMDVTAARGQCAHCGAMKRFAEAHLYMEGPGLVARCSVCQHVLLRLVNARERVFLDLRGMTCLILDTSGLPKEPPPL, encoded by the coding sequence ATGAATTCACATAACTACGACTATCTTGACGGTAACGCTGCCGCAGGTGAGTTGAGCAACATATTTACCATGGATGTTACAGCTGCACGGGGACAGTGTGCGCACTGCGGCGCAATGAAGCGCTTTGCCGAGGCGCATTTATACATGGAAGGTCCCGGCCTCGTGGCGCGGTGCTCCGTTTGTCAGCACGTACTTCTTCGTCTTGTAAATGCTCGCGAGCGCGTGTTCCTTGATCTGCGTGGCATGACATGTTTGATTCTCGACACATCAGGGCTCCCGAAAGAACCGCCCCCTTTGTGA
- a CDS encoding holo-ACP synthase, protein MNHDLDKIRSVVARYFQVEEAAVTEEFIFPRERLQGSAARDTFHAALKRMAGIDLTTAHTANSYAELIRQDASVQQSLPMPALRKETRPDTNGGVEKGMSERALIGIDIEQIDNMPWSGDPWSEPFYLEHFTDAEIAYCLRRPEPKLSFCGVWAAKEAVIKCCEMLTAFHPRQIEVMHDDVGRPRLSVEGWNHGAHPLALSISHAGPNAVAVCVCVNNAAQSGATAMPNMMPGEDEPVLRRGAGPGLVWGGLIVAALSLMISLVLRLF, encoded by the coding sequence ATGAACCATGATTTAGATAAAATCCGTTCGGTGGTCGCGCGATATTTCCAGGTGGAGGAGGCGGCGGTCACGGAAGAGTTTATATTTCCGCGCGAGCGTTTGCAGGGCTCGGCGGCGCGCGACACCTTTCATGCCGCGCTGAAGCGCATGGCGGGGATTGATTTGACGACAGCGCACACCGCGAACAGTTACGCAGAACTGATTAGACAAGATGCGAGCGTCCAGCAGAGTCTGCCCATGCCTGCTTTGCGAAAGGAGACAAGGCCAGATACGAATGGGGGCGTGGAAAAAGGAATGTCTGAGCGAGCTTTGATCGGAATCGATATCGAACAGATCGATAACATGCCCTGGAGCGGTGATCCGTGGTCCGAGCCATTCTATTTGGAACATTTCACGGATGCGGAGATTGCGTATTGCCTGAGGAGGCCTGAACCGAAACTATCCTTTTGCGGTGTCTGGGCGGCGAAGGAGGCGGTGATCAAATGTTGTGAAATGCTGACGGCCTTTCATCCCAGGCAGATCGAAGTGATGCACGATGATGTGGGGCGGCCCCGTTTAAGCGTCGAGGGATGGAACCATGGAGCGCATCCACTTGCTTTGAGCATCAGCCATGCGGGTCCGAATGCAGTCGCCGTCTGCGTCTGTGTTAATAACGCAGCCCAGTCAGGCGCCACAGCTATGCCGAACATGATGCCGGGGGAAGACGAACCAGTATTGAGAAGGGGCGCCGGTCCGGGATTGGTGTGGGGCGGTTTGATCGTTGCAGCGCTTAGCCTGATGATCAGCCTGGTCTTACGTTTATTTTGA